In Thermodesulfovibrionales bacterium, the following are encoded in one genomic region:
- the miaB gene encoding tRNA (N6-isopentenyl adenosine(37)-C2)-methylthiotransferase MiaB, translating to MPSKFFYIETRGCQMNFHDSEKIMGILKKEGYFPTDEPRKADLIIFNTCSIRKKPEEKLFSSLGRLKHLKRQRPSLKIAVCGCIAQQKGEELLKRASHVDYIFGPQNISKLPHILTLEKAVITEENPEIQLEELPAERIDGIKASVTVMYGCNNFCSYCVVPYTRGREISRPLEKIINEIKSLADQGYKEIQLLGQNVNSYRDREFDFSDLLRKVNDISGIERIRFITSHPRDLTERLIKTMAELGKICEHLHLPIQSGSNRILNLMNRGYTYEDYKKKVDLLRSYIPNIAITTDIITGFPSETEEDHHQTLRALEDIQYDGIFAFKYSRRPGTKAADMPEQISEDIKSRRLSEILKLQDNITLKKNTGLIGTIQEVLIEGKAETGQTLGRTRTNKIVILKEDLPSGLIIKARITEAKIHSLIAEPL from the coding sequence GTGCCCAGCAAGTTTTTCTATATAGAGACGCGTGGCTGCCAGATGAATTTCCATGACTCTGAAAAGATCATGGGAATTCTCAAAAAAGAGGGTTATTTTCCCACTGATGAACCCAGAAAAGCTGATCTTATAATCTTTAACACCTGCAGTATCAGAAAAAAACCAGAAGAAAAGCTTTTCAGCAGTCTCGGAAGACTCAAGCACCTCAAGCGGCAGAGACCTTCATTGAAAATAGCGGTCTGTGGCTGCATTGCCCAGCAAAAAGGGGAGGAACTTCTTAAAAGGGCTTCCCATGTGGACTATATCTTTGGTCCCCAGAATATAAGTAAACTTCCCCATATACTTACTTTGGAAAAAGCTGTTATTACAGAGGAAAACCCAGAGATTCAACTTGAAGAACTTCCTGCAGAAAGGATTGATGGCATCAAGGCCTCTGTAACAGTTATGTATGGATGCAATAATTTCTGTTCCTACTGTGTTGTGCCTTATACAAGAGGCAGAGAAATAAGCAGACCTCTTGAAAAGATTATTAATGAAATAAAATCCCTTGCTGATCAGGGATATAAGGAGATACAGCTTTTGGGACAAAATGTAAATTCATACAGAGATAGAGAATTTGATTTTTCAGACCTGTTAAGGAAGGTAAATGATATTTCAGGAATTGAAAGAATAAGATTTATTACCTCTCATCCGAGAGACCTTACAGAGAGACTTATTAAGACCATGGCTGAGCTTGGCAAAATCTGTGAGCATCTTCATTTGCCTATTCAATCTGGGTCCAACAGGATTTTGAATCTTATGAACAGAGGATACACTTATGAAGATTATAAAAAAAAGGTTGATCTTTTAAGGAGTTATATTCCTAATATCGCCATAACCACTGATATAATAACCGGATTTCCATCTGAGACAGAAGAAGACCATCATCAAACATTAAGGGCACTTGAGGATATCCAGTATGATGGAATCTTTGCCTTTAAATACTCCAGGAGACCGGGCACAAAAGCAGCAGATATGCCTGAACAGATATCTGAAGACATCAAATCAAGAAGACTTTCTGAAATACTGAAGCTTCAGGATAATATAACCCTCAAAAAAAATACAGGATTGATAGGGACCATACAGGAGGTTTTAATAGAAGGTAAAGCTGAGACCGGACAGACCCTTGGCCGCACAAGGACAAACAAGATCGTTATTTTAAAGGAAGATCTTCCATCAGGCCTAATAATAAAGGCAAGAATTACAGAGGCAAAGATACATAGCCTTATTGCCGAACCTCTATGA
- a CDS encoding ATP-binding protein, translating into GKIIDANRKFCELFEKDKSQLIGLHFWNLEHEKDDSVKLKRFEKLLSGKSVTYETEYIKSDDKKIFLDVSSKMIEVEGEKFIQSLYRDITEKKLLQEQLLQAQKMESIGILASGVAHDFNNLLTASLGHIELLLQFGGLDDNLKVKMKVIENSIRKAGNLVSKLLSFARKDQPTIAPVNMNQVVRDAVEMVEKVALKKKVDFNIEIDNSINLVNGDGNQLEQMLMNLLVNAIDAMPHGGVITIRTSNLQIKQKALFPTSLLEPGNYVVLTVSDTGTGIPENIRDKIFEPFFTTKEKGKGTGLGLPMVHGIVKAHNGLINVISEEGRGTTFEIFFPACGTRVELPEKSIFISSPKLHNIMLVDNERDILNSLKDLLEKNGYRVFATDNPAYAADIFQDIHLSIDLVITDLSMPLFDGAELISTIKSISPSVKVITISAHEHKLAELRSLKIVDGFIKKPFEINELLTMIRNVLSKNSII; encoded by the coding sequence GTGGTAAAATTATTGATGCAAATCGTAAATTCTGCGAGCTCTTTGAGAAGGATAAATCTCAACTTATAGGTCTTCACTTCTGGAATCTTGAACATGAAAAGGATGATTCAGTTAAATTAAAGAGATTCGAAAAGCTTTTGAGCGGTAAATCCGTTACTTATGAAACGGAATATATAAAATCTGATGACAAAAAAATATTCCTTGATGTAAGTTCTAAGATGATAGAGGTTGAAGGTGAGAAATTCATTCAGTCTCTTTACAGGGATATTACAGAGAAGAAGTTACTTCAGGAACAGCTTCTTCAGGCACAGAAGATGGAGTCCATAGGCATTCTGGCAAGCGGGGTTGCACATGATTTTAATAATCTCCTGACAGCATCTTTAGGACATATTGAGCTACTCTTACAGTTTGGAGGCCTTGATGACAATCTTAAAGTAAAAATGAAGGTTATAGAAAATTCCATAAGAAAGGCAGGAAATCTGGTATCCAAACTTTTAAGTTTCGCAAGAAAAGATCAACCAACTATTGCACCTGTGAATATGAATCAGGTCGTGAGGGATGCTGTAGAAATGGTAGAAAAAGTAGCTTTGAAGAAGAAGGTGGATTTTAACATTGAGATTGATAATTCCATAAATCTTGTGAATGGAGATGGTAATCAGCTTGAACAGATGCTTATGAATCTTCTTGTAAATGCTATTGATGCTATGCCCCACGGTGGCGTCATTACAATAAGGACATCGAATCTCCAGATAAAACAAAAGGCCCTATTCCCTACCTCGCTTCTTGAACCTGGAAATTATGTAGTGCTCACTGTTTCAGATACCGGAACAGGTATCCCGGAAAATATAAGGGATAAAATATTCGAACCCTTCTTTACTACGAAGGAAAAAGGAAAGGGTACAGGACTCGGTCTTCCAATGGTTCATGGAATTGTGAAAGCCCATAATGGCCTGATAAATGTAATTTCAGAAGAGGGTAGGGGTACGACCTTTGAGATTTTCTTCCCTGCCTGTGGAACCCGGGTAGAATTACCTGAAAAATCTATATTTATATCTTCTCCCAAACTCCATAATATAATGCTTGTTGACAATGAAAGGGACATACTTAACAGCCTAAAGGATTTACTTGAAAAAAATGGTTACAGGGTCTTTGCCACAGACAATCCAGCCTATGCAGCTGATATATTTCAGGATATTCATCTTAGCATTGATCTTGTTATTACAGATTTGTCAATGCCCCTTTTTGATGGAGCAGAGCTGATATCAACGATTAAAAGTATATCACCATCGGTAAAGGTTATCACAATCTCTGCCCACGAACATAAATTAGCAGAACTGAGGAGCCTTAAGATAGTAGATGGCTTTATAAAAAAACCTTTTGAAATAAATGAGCTTCTCACTATGATTAGAAATGTCCTCAGTAAAAATAGTATAATATAA